From the genome of Cytophagales bacterium WSM2-2:
CGTTGATCACAGCTGAGATCGCGAACAGTTATAACAAAGATGTCTTCGCTATTCCGGGATCGCTGGGAAAGACATATTCAGAGGGTTGCAACAAGTTGATACGAAATAACAAGGCAACGATCTACACATCGATAAAAGATCTTGAATACCTGTTGAATTGGTCCGCAGAAGACAATAAACTCCAAAACAGGAAATCGGACTTCAGTTCTTTCAGTCCGGACGAGCAGCTTGTTCTTTCCATTCTTCAGAAAAAAGGCGGGCCAATGATGATCGATGACCTCACCATCAGAACTTCAATTTCCCCAAGTCACCTGGCCTCACTCCTGCTCACGCTCGAGTTTAATGATGTGGTGAAATCTCTGCCAGGCAAACAATTCGTATTGGTTAAGAAATAATCAGTGCGGGAAAATAGAATCCGCCATCAGCAATGCCTTTGCAAAAGCTTCATTATTCAACGAAGGTAAAGCGTTCTTGCTTTTCAAATATTGAATGATCGTTTCAGTGGCAAGATTGCCCACCAGTTCATCTTCCGCCATTGGACAACCGCCAAAGCCTTTTAGTGCTCCATCGAACCGCTGGCATCCTGAAAGAAATGCTGCTTCTATCTTCTCGACTGCTTTTGCCGGATTGGAGTGCAAGTGCGCACCAAATTCCACGCGCGAAAATCTAGGCACCAGGGTTTCAAACAGGTATTTTATCTGGTCGGGTTGTGAAACACCGATCGTGTCGGCAAGAGAGATGATCTCAATCTCCATCGCGGCAAGGTCAGCAGTGAATTTTTCCACGACACCAACATCGTAGGGGTCGTTGTATGGATTGCCGAAGCCCATGCTGATGTACGTCACCATTACCTTGTTATTCTTTTTGCAAAGATTTTGTACTTCAGCCACCGTTATCATGGCTTCCGCTATTGATTTGTTTGTATTCCGCTGCTGGAACGTCTCGGAAATCGAAAGAGGAAAACCGAGGTATTGGATCTCATCAAAAGACATAGCCTCTTGTGCCCCCCGTGTATTGGCTATAATCGCCAATAATTTTGACCTGGTAGACGACAGGTCCAGTTTTTTCAAAACATCAGCAGTGTCGCGAAGCTGTGGTATTGCTTTTGGAGACACAAAACTTCCAAAATCGATAGTATCAAATCCCACTTTGAGTAATTCGTTGATATATGCTGCCTTTGCTTCTGTTGGAATGAATTCTTCCAGTCCTTGCATGGCATCACGTGGGCATTCGATCAGTTTCATAAACGTTAACTTTGATTATTAAACAGAGATGATTTTCGATTTACAATTTTATTTTATTCTTTCATGTGTTAATAACTGATTTTACACATTTTTCATTCCCACGTCCATGTCATTGATCCAGGAAAACATAAGTCTCAAATCATTCAATACTTTCGGCATTGATGCGCGGGCAAAATATTTCTGCGAGATTAAGAGCATTGAAGACCTTGTCGGGATCATTCAAACGGGTTTGTTGAAAAAAGAACGAATGCTGATTCTGGGTGGAGGGAGCAATGTACTTTTCACGAAGGACTTTGACGGCCTTGTCATACACAATTCCATTATGGGAAAAGAAATTGTAAGCGAGTCGGATAGCGACATTGATTTACAAGTGAGCTCCGGTGAACCGTGGCACAACACAGTGTTACATTGTGTACATAATAACTGGGGTGGGATTGAAAATCTCTCACTCATCCCCGGCACCATTGGAGCAGCACCCATTCAGAACATCGGAGCATACGGAGTTGAGGTCAGAGAGGTGATCAAAGAAGTGAAAGCAGTTGACCTGTCGACAGGTCGAACACGAGCATTCAATAACGAAGAATGCAAGTTTGGGTACCGCGAAAGTGTTTTTAAGAGCGAGTTGAAAGAATTTTTTTTTATTTCAAGTGTTACTTTAACGTTGAGCAAAAAAAGTCATCGGATTAATACTTCGTATGGTGCAATTTCTGACACGCTCAAGAAGATGAACATCATTGAACCGACGATAAAAAATGTGAGTGATGCAGTGATACAAATTCGTTCGGAAAAATTACCCGACTTCACTACACTTGGTAACGCTGGAAGTTTTTTTAAGAACCCGGAGATCACTCAAGATCATTTTTCAACACTTCAACGCGCGTTTCCAAACATGCCTCATTATCCTGCAAATCAAGCAGTTAAAGTACCAGCAGGTTGGCTCATTGAACAATGCGAGTGGAAAGGAAAAACTATTGGTCATGTTGGCGTTCATGATAAGCAAGCATTGGTGCTGGTGAACTTCGGAGGTGCGAGTGGTGAAGAAATTTTCTCACTTGCACATCAAATTATTTCTTCCGTGAGAGAAAAATTTTCGATCACACTCACACCCGAAGTGAATATTTTTTGATGAGTAGTAATTGATGAAGAACCTTGTGGATAAAAATTCGGATGAACTGAAATTTTTTCGTGAACTAAAAATTTTTTGCTGAAAATTTTTGCAGATTAATTTTTTATTATACCTT
Proteins encoded in this window:
- the murB gene encoding UDP-N-acetylenolpyruvoylglucosamine reductase, with protein sequence MSLIQENISLKSFNTFGIDARAKYFCEIKSIEDLVGIIQTGLLKKERMLILGGGSNVLFTKDFDGLVIHNSIMGKEIVSESDSDIDLQVSSGEPWHNTVLHCVHNNWGGIENLSLIPGTIGAAPIQNIGAYGVEVREVIKEVKAVDLSTGRTRAFNNEECKFGYRESVFKSELKEFFFISSVTLTLSKKSHRINTSYGAISDTLKKMNIIEPTIKNVSDAVIQIRSEKLPDFTTLGNAGSFFKNPEITQDHFSTLQRAFPNMPHYPANQAVKVPAGWLIEQCEWKGKTIGHVGVHDKQALVLVNFGGASGEEIFSLAHQIISSVREKFSITLTPEVNIF
- the mvaB gene encoding hydroxymethylglutaryl-CoA lyase produces the protein MKLIECPRDAMQGLEEFIPTEAKAAYINELLKVGFDTIDFGSFVSPKAIPQLRDTADVLKKLDLSSTRSKLLAIIANTRGAQEAMSFDEIQYLGFPLSISETFQQRNTNKSIAEAMITVAEVQNLCKKNNKVMVTYISMGFGNPYNDPYDVGVVEKFTADLAAMEIEIISLADTIGVSQPDQIKYLFETLVPRFSRVEFGAHLHSNPAKAVEKIEAAFLSGCQRFDGALKGFGGCPMAEDELVGNLATETIIQYLKSKNALPSLNNEAFAKALLMADSIFPH